TGTCCCCCCCCCCATCCTCATAACGGGGTGTGCGTGTGTCCAAAtttgaggaaagagattaattttgtgcaatttggaataaaatgtaaaaattttcCAGCTGCACTGTATGAATCTGAAAATCTCCTATGAAGGTATTAAGAGAATGAATCCTAAATGTGAACTTACAAAAAGATAGTGTAcagtaatttttaaattcaacataaataggaattaattattacaaggataaaaaaaaaggatttcaaaaaaaaaaaaagatttggcatttacattatttttttcttctttttggcaGTTTCAGACCTCCATACAGGAGGTCAGGTATTTCTTTAAAGCAAATAAGCTTgtgagcatttttattttatttttttttaaataattacagtAATTACAGGGAGGTCAGAAATGGATTGTGTTAACATTCAGGAAGTgatttcataaaattaaaaaaaacaaataaaatatacaaatccTTAACCACACTTTCTACAATCTACTACATGTACTTTCCCCCAACACGGTGTTTCATTTTGCCGTTTTTAGAGCAAACGCTTGTAAGTGATACTTAGAGTGAAAGAAACTCCCGGCGGCAACATTCACTTCATGTTTTAATACAGTTTGTATGAATACTGAGACAAAAACTTCTTTCAGTTCCTGAAATTGAAAGGTACTTTCATTCAGAAACTTGAGCAAAGCTCTAAAAGTACAGAGGTTCTCTAATTTGGAGTACCATCACTGCCTCTGAGAATCGGTGTATATTTGTGATGTTGTAGAGGAATACGTGTGTTTTGTTGCCGACTGTTAGACATCCACGTTAAAATCCACCCCGTCATCACCAGGATAAATTGGACGTATCCCAGGTAAAGTTATTGATTCATTTCCATCTCTGTACACCAAACTGGCACTGAATAGAATATCGATCTCTTAAAACCTTCATAGGAGCATCAGTCTTTTTTCCCCAGGCAGAGAAGAAAACTGAGATAGATTATTTCTAATCTGCAGATCTGCTTCACAACAAGTTTAGGTTGATGTTGGagtatttctatattttctatttaagtgtttgttttcagattttcgaAGAGACAGATCAGCGGCAGATGAAACGCTTCGTTTTGCCTGCGTTGGCTTTCGTCTCGTTGCCGAATTCGGAGACTTTATCTCTGAGGACGGCAGCAGAAACTGATGTCTTTAATGTCACATCTGACCACGGGGCTGCAGAAAGGTCAGCCAGCCGCCGGCTCCAAAAACACGTTATGGAGTGAAGAAAAATCCATGCTTTGAGGATGAACGTAGCTATTCATATCGctttggcttttttctttttatatgtagaaataaaaaaagtattgacTGCACATATagtaaagcaacagaaaacttgtTCGgagtaatttttctttttgctttgtatttttgcatcCGCTTACTAATACCACCCTGAGCAAATGCCCATATGCACCCTACAAAAATGACAACTTAAAAATATGATCTGAAAATTGCCTCTGTATATATTTTGTGACTGcaagattttaatttgacataCACTGTCTTGTAAGACTATTTTATACTTTGTCTGGGAAGTTCAATATGGCAGAAAAGTTGACGCTGAACGTTACACTGAATATGCCCACACTGTTAatcatggtagtggcagcatcatgctggaaGATGTAGGATGGGTGGAGTTAGAGAAAGGGCTGGAAGCAAAACTTGTTAGAGGCTTAGAAAGTCTCGGAACCTGGAAAAACAGCCAGAGTTCCAATAGAACAGTTTAGATCACAATATTTTCATGCTTTAGAATGGGCTAGTCAAAGTCCAAGCGTAGATCCAGTTGTGAATATTTGGCAGGATCTAAAAAATCTAGCCAAGCTGACTAaattttggctgttttgcagtgaaaaaaaaaatatatatatatatatatttttaaaaatcagaaattaaaaaattactacagcatgatgcttgttattttttaaaaaacagtattGTTTATCTCCCACTTAACATTTATGCTCCACTCATgtgaaatctcaataaaatacacagaagtttgaataaaagtaggtcaatcagaaaaaaaaacataatttgaactttgtcttttattaaatCATGGACATGACTGAACACAGAGAAGCATTTTGTAACTAAGAATACTTAACAATTCACTAATAAATAGAAGCATGAAAAAAGAAGCGCTTGTTTTGTATCAAAATGCTTTTATACAAGCTGAACAGGCAGGAAAATGTGTTCGCACATGTAGCTGTGCTTCATTTACAGTTACTGTATAAAGAGTTGCACATTTCCTGTGGGCAAAACTCATCAGCTTTCTGCAAATTGTTTGGCCCAAATACTCACCCAGCAACTTGAATTTAAATTCTTAAACCGTGGTCATGCACGCTGGGCAAAGACTGCAGACCGCCAGGAATCACTGATGatttcagaaggaagaagaagtcAAAGTCCtccatctgttttgtttttttaaaggaagaaaaaaaaaagtctctaaaatgGCAGCGTGTCCAGGAATAACTTATCTATCACAGCAGGCGGCGGCACCAGGTCCTCCAGCTTCAGGTAGAAAATCCTCTGCAGGCCTTGGATGCACAAAGTGCGAAGTTCTGGCAGTTTCTCCAGAAGTCTGGACAGGTGGTTGGACCAGCGGTTCGGGCAGCCTCCATCCGGACCGGCGGCTTCGTTGTCTTTTAAGCACCTGACCACGTTGTACTGCAGCTCCTCGACCCGCTTTGGCTCCTTCAGCCCGTGGCGCTCTTGAGAGTTTCAAATTTAGCATTAGCAACAACCACAAGGAgatcttttaattatttttgtagactactaagaaaatattacatgtattttttctggaaaaatagGCTACAAGAATATAATTCTACCCGTTAGATGGaattttctgtggtttttgacacctaaaaaaaaaaaagctgtactTGTAAACGTAAGGTGGGCTACGTCATCGGTTTCATTTTAGCTAACAAATGTAACAGGTCAtcaaaaaaaactgctttaaagaCTCAGAAAACTCTTATTCTTTAACCTGACTTCCTCAACCATAGACTGTATGTTACTATTATCAACAAGTGTCTTAAAAAAGACCAAGTTATTTTCACATTCTCTCTTTTAGCTAATTGTTAGCCAAATCTTGTTTTAGCTAACCATATTTTTACTACGCTAAGGATGGTTTAATTTGTTAAGTAACCTCTTAACTTCACATCTTCGCACATATCATATTTGTGCCTCtatattttgataaaattttaataaaagtatgCATGTACTAGCCCTATTTAGGCATTTTCAAACCTTAAATAATAGCTTAAACTTGGTTACATGACTGATATCTGCTCACTATTGATGTCACCCCACATTTTGATCTTCATTCTAGTTTATCCAAAGTAAACATTAatgtcattcattttattttaatttctcctTTGAGGTCTTGACAAGTGTTAATTTTCTTGATAGGATACATCACTGAGAAATGTGGTACTTTTATTGataaatgttttgatattttaagcctaaatatgttggttttttttacacccAGAAGGTTCATTTTCTGCCCTTTTACTACTTATTATCCATATTCACAACCAGTAAGCCCTTCAAACTTGTAACTGAGAATTTATAGTTCACTCCAAATATccagttaattaaaaatataataattaaaatactttctATCCTTTTATACCATGTTAGATTTGTTTTGTGTCTATATTAAGCTAACTAGGCTATGTATTCTGGACATGAACAATAATACAtaatactgaaaacaaaatcaagtttCAGGTTTGAATCAATctattatatgtttttattgaagtttcatcTATCTGTTGCTATTAAATCAATATTGGATTTCTTTTagctgatttaaaatatttgcgtAAACATCAGTTTTTCCTTTAAGTCAAATGGTTTTAAGTTTACTTTTAGCTATTTATTTAACCAGTTTACCCCCATTATTACCAGTGAATGATAACAAATCCTTCAACAATTTAATGACTTTACCAACCACTTTCCTGAATTGTTTATCTACCCTTGCCTAAAGGTATAATCCCATACATGTTTGTACCTCTATATTACATGTTGAATCAATATATCTGTAAGATAAGATGATAACTTGCTGTCGACTTCTCAGCTAATCATGCTGCTGCAAATCTTATTTTTTGGCTATTAATCACTCATCTTCATACTTGGGGTGAAATTAACTCACAGGTGCCATCTTGTGCctgaacatttcaaacaaaacgtACTTTAAAAAGGATCAAATCACTAAAACAAATTGACAGACAGACTGAAACAACTGAATGTGCACAAACTGTTTGCCCACCGGTGAGTAAAGCTAGGGTGCAGATGCAGGAGAAGGTGGAAACGTCCAGGTTCATCCTCTGCAGGTTGGCGGAGAACTCAACAATCCCGTCAATCCACTCCCCGAAGCCTCGCAGGCACTGTAGCCGATGCCACACCGACCCATCACAGAAGATCAGCTTCCCCTCCTCTGGGTTGGATCTGAAATGACAAGAAATCGGGTTTGTGAATGCAAACCGTACCAGGCTGTTGCACAATTGGCCCGTCCTTCCAGTTGTTGGGCAAACACTTCAAATCAGGGACAAAGACTCAAATCGAAGGCAACATGGAAACCAGCTTAGGGTTTGAAAAAGGTGTATTTGTTACCTGTACGACAGCCGCAAGACAAACAGCTCCAGGAAGGTTGAGTAGAAGAGGAGGTCTTGGTCGTGTTTAGGTAGGGTGGCAAAACCTGGGATCCTCTGCGCCCAACTCCGAATGACCTCCATCGATCTCATCAAGAGGTCGTAGAACTGTCGGACGTGTTGAGCATCGTCACCCAGCAGGTCCCCTGGACTCTCCTTGAACTTGTGGGTCAGAAGGAACAACAACTGTGACTTTATTATGTGTTTAATTGACAAGGCGTGACATTAAGGCTGGTTGGTGTGGAGCGACTTACTTTGGAGTAGTCCAGGCGAGACGCTGGAGGATTTGACTCTATATGTGCCCTAACCACCGCACTCAGAAGGGTGCTGCCATGTAAAAACGAGTCTGGCAAAGCTCTAGGCTTGGACGGCAGACGACCTCTTCTGCCTTTAAGGCCATCTGTCCTCACCACtgtagaacaaaaaaaaggcatttataacatttttaagttgcAGATTCTTACAGCGGTCTCCAATTCCTGTCACAAAGATTCACTgtcttgcaacttttagatgaatccccagtccaacagaaccgaATCTTAGAAACGACTAGTAACCAGATCTCACTGAACTCAATAGAGGTCATTTAGACGAGGATACCTCTGAAATGTGTCATTTGAGGACTGGAGTAGGAACTGTGTTGTCGTGGTAATACCTTCTTTGACCATTCCCACCGCCAGGCACTTCTGGAAGCGACAATACTGGCATCGGTTCCGCCGTCGCTTGTCCACAGGACAGCTTTTTGCAGCCAGGCACACATATTTGGCATTTTTTTGCACCGTTCGCTGCACCGATAAAAAAAGGAATCAAATAGATAACATGAGACAGAAAGTTCTTTCATACTCTCAAGACACAAGTCTACCAAACCCCAACCCTAATCCTACACTAGGAAATCGACACCTTCCTAAAAAAAATGgtggagatttttttgttgctgttgctaaaatcacttttggcaacaACAacgccattattttaggaaggtgacaatgtGGTGCTGTGAACACCTCTACCGACAGAATGTGGTGCATTTTTTTGGAAACAGAACTTTTCATTTCTGAACCCAAAGCGCACGAGCATGAACGTGAACATGCAAAAGGTCTAAGCTGCCCTTTGGAACTCGTCGGCAGGACCTTTTTGCTCCTTTGGGGCGTCTGAGGCGATGGAAAATAGATTCAACAGGCAGACAGGGGCAGTCTGGGTAAACACCAGGTCGTGGTCATTCATAATTTTGAGAATCGCCCTGGGATTCTCAAAATCCCAGGGCGGCCTGGGCCCTTCATTCTGGCAGATGAAGGGGGGGTGCAAATTCACTTTGCAATTCATGGCACGTTGGCCCACTTTCATACAGAATGCATCACCTGTCAGGAGCATCTGGAATATAATATCCAATCTCAAATGGAAATTAAGAAGTCCTCTgggtatttttcttctttttttttctcttcaattaTTTCAAATCAACAGCATCACCATTTCTGGGGATTTTTCTACTTTGCTTGAATAAAACTACAATttgataaaacaataataataataataattcaagattAGAAGTCCATAGACCTTGAAGAAGCCCTTGCAGCCCTCGCAGGTGCGGACTCCATAATGCTGACAGGCTGCGTTGTCCCCGCACACCGCGCACAGCCCCTCCGAGCTCATCGCTCCTCGCGCGGCTCCGACAGAGCTCTGGTATTCCACAAAGTGGTGGCTGTGGGAGAACTGGAGAGGGCGAGGGAAGCCCATTCCGAGGGCTTTCCCTTGTTGGTGGTGCGACCCGCAACCGCCCGCGTCCAAGTTCATGGAGACGTCAAATTTCATCTGGCAGGTGGGGTAGCGCTGGGTACCGTGCGGCGTGTGCTTCAGAGAAAACAGGGAAAACCTGGAAAGCGCGTTTTTGTACAGAGAGCCGGAATCCTCCCAGATGTGTCCATGCGGCGGGTGGAAGCCGTGCGGTGAGGGGGCACGGTAGTAATACACGGAGCTCTGGGAGGAGAGCAAGTCATCCGAGGGGGGGGATGCCTGCAGGGGAGTCTGATAGCGCGGACATCCGTGCGCATCCTCCACTTTGACGCACGGCAGCTCCGCCTGGACCGCGGGCATCTGGAAGACGCACGGCGGCTTCGCGTCGTAGCCGGCGCCGTAGCCGTCCGCGGAGTTGCCGAAACCGGGTCCGGATGAGGCAGCCGAGAGCTCGCTGTTCGTCAGGTCCATGCTAAACTTGACAAACTCCGGCGTGAGGAAGTCGCAGCTGCACTCCGCGCCGGCGCCCTGAGACGCGGGGCTGGCGCCTTGTGGCGAGGAGCTGCACTGGGTCTGGACGCACGGCATGGCCCCCTGAAAACACACACGTTCAACTTTACCGCGCGTAAACCTGACAAGGTATGTGAACTATTTCATCATCTGCTAATTTTACTATATTCTGGCTGATTCCAAAATGCTTGAAACGACTAAGCAACTTAAAAATGGAAGACATTAAGCGAGAATTTACCTTTAAGTCCGGTTTTCcaaaagatttaatttctcTCTTGGTTCTCCAGCTTGAAGGAAGAACAAAAGTCTGTTTgcaacctttaaatgaaaacgTTTCGGCCAAATTGGCTATTAGAGGGTCGAATTTGCTCTCGTCCACGCGAGGCTTCCGAATCACAAAAAAGAATCCAATCCGAGTGAAGTCCGCTGTCTGTTCAGACCAGTGGGAATGACCGCTCACTTCATCTGGGCAGACTGGGCAGCAGCCGCGCTGAGGATGTGCTTTTGTTTACGCGCCGCGGCGTCTTGTGCCAAACCCTCTTTACGCACAAGTCCAGAGACAGAGGCGGAGTGGTTGGGTGGTCTGTGTGCGCACAGTGAGCGTCTCTGTGATGGAGGAGGATGGGTAGAGTTCATGTGACAGATTCTGAAGCAACAGCTAAGTAGCAATCAAGCCGAGTTTGCATCTTggactgaaaataaacaattttacattgtgtcagtaaaataatagaTTTCGTGATGCGTTCTGGGCAACTTTGATATTCGTGTTTTCAATGTTACACATCAGTCAGAGTGCACCTGTGGACAATTTTCATGTCTATCCACAGGTCCTCAATTAGAATGAGTcggtctgtactttgactaggccattaaCACATGTACATGGTTTGATCTAAACCAGcggtgtccaaaccttttcGGCCACAATTGTCAAGTTAGATGTATTCACGGcgcaaaaatactaaaatattacattatgatttttattagatgctgataaattattatattttgttaaagacagatgtattttttattttatgggaaatgtttgtgtaaatCATTGTaaagtcatatatatatatatatatatatatatatatatatatatatatattgctggCTGGATACCTATACAGGTATCCAGCCAGCAACATTACAGTACGCTAATAATATTAGTAATAACTACATTGGTTAAATTAGATAACACCTATTATGCTTTTTGTTCATCTCTTCTCTAGGGTTGCGTTTGGTTATAGTGAATTTTTAAATCTCCTGAGCTTCAACTTTGCCTTTAGTTAGATTTTGTTTATAATCTGCTTTTCCAAGGGATTTGAGAGATTTGTTGACATATACAAGTTCCCACAGTCTAAAACAATCCCAGCACGAGAGCTTTTCCTTTTCCCTGCGTGCCTCCTGCCGTCAGAGAAAGCGACAGCTGGCGTCTCCTCTCATCTCTTCCTCATTATCCAAGAGGGAGATCAGAGCTACGCATTCTTTCCCTCGCTATACGTCACCGTCTGGGCCCCTCCTCTCCTCATATCTCATTGGAGGAGATCCTGGAAGTgctgcgctctgattggctggggCGAAACGTCTCTGCAGTAACGCAGGTAGCTTCCTGGGTTGTACTCGTCTTGACAGTAACGGCGACAGTTTGATTAGCAGCCGTCCAGAAGCACACCGAGCGTCATTTTCAGCCGGAACACTAGAATTCCTGTAAGTGGAGCCTGTCTGTTGGGTTTTTCCCCCTCCGAAGTTTTATAGTCGGACTTAATATACGTTTAAACCCGTCTTGTCTGGAATGGAGCCAAAATGAGAGCAACACctctttcttcttgtttctaGAGCTGTGTGACTTCAACGGTTATTCAGTCTTTTATGCCCTGATATACAGCTTGTTCTGTTAAAACCATGCATATAAAGTCTTTTGTTGAGAGTTCTTGCTGGTTCTCCTTTAAATGAAACCATGATGGGGTAATAGTGTAAGCCATAGAAGCAAGTTACAGTTTAACAACTTCCTGATGTGTGGCCATGACACTGATATAACAGTGTAGTACGACGCCGAATGTTACCTGCAGCTGTTATAAGTCAGTTAAAGTCATTAACACACCTTAAGCTCTTAAACAGACGTAATAAACTCATGTTTCTCTCTAAAAGTGGTTAAAACTAAACGGAGTTCGCCATGAGCTCACTGCTTAATCCAGGAAACCCCTCCTCTGGTGACTAATAATTACTGCAAATGCATTGCCtttaaaactattcatacccACTTTTGGTCACCACACTCACAAACAAATGTTCTGTCTCTAGATCCCTacaccaccaccatgtttcaccattttTGTGGGATGGTGCGTTTCAGGTGGTGTGCAGTTTTAATTCCAGCCTTCATCCCATCTGAACTTCTTTGCTGCATTCAAGAAGATGGCAAACAGCTAATAAGATTTCT
The genomic region above belongs to Xiphophorus maculatus strain JP 163 A chromosome 24, X_maculatus-5.0-male, whole genome shotgun sequence and contains:
- the LOC102233241 gene encoding nuclear receptor subfamily 4 group A member 2-like — its product is MPCVQTQCSSSPQGASPASQGAGAECSCDFLTPEFVKFSMDLTNSELSAASSGPGFGNSADGYGAGYDAKPPCVFQMPAVQAELPCVKVEDAHGCPRYQTPLQASPPSDDLLSSQSSVYYYRAPSPHGFHPPHGHIWEDSGSLYKNALSRFSLFSLKHTPHGTQRYPTCQMKFDVSMNLDAGGCGSHHQQGKALGMGFPRPLQFSHSHHFVEYQSSVGAARGAMSSEGLCAVCGDNAACQHYGVRTCEGCKGFFKRTVQKNAKYVCLAAKSCPVDKRRRNRCQYCRFQKCLAVGMVKEVVRTDGLKGRRGRLPSKPRALPDSFLHGSTLLSAVVRAHIESNPPASRLDYSKFKESPGDLLGDDAQHVRQFYDLLMRSMEVIRSWAQRIPGFATLPKHDQDLLFYSTFLELFVLRLSYRSNPEEGKLIFCDGSVWHRLQCLRGFGEWIDGIVEFSANLQRMNLDVSTFSCICTLALLTERHGLKEPKRVEELQYNVVRCLKDNEAAGPDGGCPNRWSNHLSRLLEKLPELRTLCIQGLQRIFYLKLEDLVPPPAVIDKLFLDTLPF